The Hordeum vulgare subsp. vulgare chromosome 7H, MorexV3_pseudomolecules_assembly, whole genome shotgun sequence DNA window TTGTTTTCCCATCTACTTAATGGAATGGGTTAAGTTCGATCGTGGGGCTTCAAGAACCAGGAATACCCTAACTTGTAGAAAGGTGGCATCATTCTTTGACCAAAGAGGAATTACCCAACTTAATCCCTAACTACTATTATAGTTACTCTATTCACATCGCACATTAAATATTATCATACATAATGTGGTCATCGCTATTGAAGATGgtgattttttttctcccgttgcaacgcacgggcccttttgctagtatgtcTAAAAACTGGATTCCTTCCTCGGCATCATGCACAAAACTGGGTAACACGACATCCATGTCAATAATCTTTGTGGGTCGTTTATTTTCCTCTCGCTACCGACACTAACCTGATTTTtattggacaaataaaaattgcaCAGGAAACTAATCTAACAAATTTTGCAGAGAGGCGGTTGTAGAAGTGAGGGTCAGATCTTGAGCGGAGTAGAgagaaggaggggggggggggtgaactcACGGGTCCAGAGAGATGATATGAGGTAGTGCCGGCATCCCCGGCAACTCCTGGCCCCTTGCGCACCCGGCGGCGCTACAACGCCGCAAACGGCTTTCTCCCGGTGACGCGACCAGATTGTCGAACTGGTGgaggtgatgatgacgatggaggcGCTTCCGGCGGCTGTCGTCTGTGAGTACACGGAGGTGTCGTGGAGGAAGAGGAGGCGACGCACGGAGGACCAGCGTGCGGCGGCGAGGGAGCGGGGCTGTCGAGTTGAGGCGGAATCACGTTATCCTGGGATGGTTGGCTTCGTGGGGAAGGAAGGAAGTAAATTTTATCAGGTGAATACGTTATCCCGGGACGCATTTTCTTCTGCCATTCACTTTTTTTACTTTAATAGTACAGTAAATCGGGGACGTGGCATGCGCAAGCGGGCGGCCTCACCTTCGCTCTTGGAGAGTGTAATACAGGAACTTACAGGCAGTGTTGTCGCATATTCCATGACTCCATCAGAACCCGCCCGGCTTGGAGAGAATGAAGCAGCCCCCACCAACCACGCTCCTGCGACGCGTCTCCCCGACGCCCGCAACCACCAACGCCGCCGCTGTCGCCGCCGACGCGCCCGTCGGCCACCCCACCCTCGCCGGGTCGGTAAGCCCGCCAACATTCCCAACCCTGTGCTGCCAAGCTGAGTTCCCGTCGGGCTTCACGCCGCCCAGATCCGGGCCCCGCTCGCAAGCCGATCTGGATCTGGGGCCTCTCAAATCCCAGCCTCGCGGATCTCCGGCGTCAGGCTCCACCATCGTTCTCGAGTCGCCTCCGGTGCCCGCGGCACCTTCTGCCCCCTGCGTGGGGGCACGTCCTACCCGGCGCGTGCGTTTCAATGTCCCCGACCTACCGGCCGTCGGGATGGGGAATAAGGGCACGTGCCGGCCGAGCGGTACTGAAGACACCTGCGTCGACGTTccctgggtgctggattggacgcTGCTGCCTCCCCCGCCTCTCCTTTCAACGCGTGCGACGACCAAGGCCGTGGAGGTGCCCGCAAGTGCGTCTGCGTCCGGGTCCTCTGGGCATGCTCTGACTTCACTCCCCAGGCCGTCATCAATGGTGCCCGCGTTACCGGCAGGGAGTTCAATGTGCGCGGCGTCATCCCCCACCCTGCCGCGTCCTTGCGGATCCTCTGGTGGATCCTCTGGTATGGAGTTACTGCAGCAAGTTCAGCCCAACGCGAACGCCATCAATTTTTGCAGCTGGCGGGTGGTTCGGCCGGCTCACTGGTGGCGTAAACAGACGGCATTCATGTCTCACCAGTGACAGATGGGTTCCCCAGGACAACATTCAAGGCAGAAGCGAGAAGGAGCCATACTCAGACAGAAACAGAGGAAGGTGTGGAAGGAGGTCACCTGCTATCGCTGCCGGGGCAAAGGCCATTTCTCCTACGACTGCAGAGACCATGTTAAATGCTGCCGCTGCTCAAAGCTTGGACATCTTGCCTAGGAGTGCAAACGCAAAGCCGAGTCCACTCCTCCTCCAAGCTACTGCTCCCTCCCAGCCGACGGTTCAACCATGCCGCGTTCGTCCTCACGCCGCCGATCACCGGCTGCTGCTAACCCTTCGACGGGGGGTCTGGGTGACCCGGAGTTCCGGCCTAAAGAGCGCTACGTCACCTTAGTCGCCACGGCGGCCATGGAGCCACAAGCCACACTGCTGGCCAGCAACGCCGCAGTGCTGTGGCTGGGGGGCTCCCGCCCTCTTGCCACCCTCGAAGACATCAGCGAGGAGATCCACGCACACACCCATGTCGAGAAGGACCTGTTCAAGCTGTCGCCACACTTCCTCGAAGACTACATCGTCCGCTTCGTCTACCCGCACCACCGCGACTTCCTGACAACCCGAGGGCGCTTCGGGAGTGGCCGCCTCGATATCCATGCCAACAAGTGGCGGGCAAATGCACACGTCGACGTCACCAAGATTTGCTTCCATGTCCACCTCTCCATCGACTATGTGCCACTCCATGGGTGGGACACTCAGCTCATCTCCAGTCTCATCGGCGACGACTGCGTGCTGCACTACTTCGACTCCGAGACAACCCTCAAGCAACATGCCTCCGCAGTCAAGCTTTGGGCATGGTTCTTTGACCCCGCTCTTATCCCGCGGGTCAGCTGGCTGTCCATCATCGACAAGCAGCCATCTGACGCGATGGGGCGCTCTGGCCTCGCCGGCAGAGTTATCATCCACCTCGAGCGGGTCGAGGACTTCTCCCCGGATGCTGACGGGAAGGTGCCAAGGCGGCCCTGGGCCTCCAAATCCTTCCAGTGGCGTCGCGGGGTGGTGGACGGCGAGGTGGAGTGAAGGGACGACGTGCGGCCCCCTGCAAGAGACCACGGACATGGGCGTCGCGACGACGACCGCAACCGGCGCCGCGACGACGTTGATGATGACAACCATCGGGGCCGTGAAGAGGGTCGCAGCTAGGCTTCGAGGCTCTTCAGGAGCCGTTCGCGCGCTGCACCATCAGCTGATGATCGTCGTCGGTCTGACCGGCCCACTGACGAGCGGCTCTCTGACAGGCGCCCAGACGAGGACCGCAGGGACAGAAGAAGGGAGATGCCACACAGCCGCAGAATTGACTTCGCCTTAGTGCAGCGTCTTCCGGATGGCACTGTCATTCCTGCATCGGGACGACGCCCTGCGCACTCTCCACCGACCACGCCAAGACGCGGTGATGCTGCCAGGGGACTGGGATCCGATCGCGGTCGCCCAGTTTATCGCCCAACACGCACCAGTGACCCCTTGGTCATGCCTTCCGAGGATGCCACTCCACCAGCAGGCCCTATCAGCACCAATACCATCCATCCCAAGGAAACACCAGATTTTTCAACCCCAGTCAGCAACGATAACAACCAGTGTGGGGACGCCACTGCCCCCTCAACTTTAGGTGGCCTGGTGGTCGAGCGGGAGATCGACTGCGGCCGGTCTCTGACCCAGGAGGCCACTGGTGGGGCGACCACACCGCCGACGCTGTTCACCACCGTCTGCGCACCTTTACTCCATTCCCCACCACCACCCCAAAGAGCAGCCACGAACAGGAGGAAGACCATGGCTgctatggacatcaccatggggGGAGGGTGGATTCACCTTGAGACGGTCCAACATCCGAATCAAGAACAAAGGCTGCGTCACACCCATTGCAAAGATGGCCGAGAAGCTGCTGTGCCGTCGCATGGGCATCGTCAACGAGGGTGACCAACTCACCGAAGAAGCCATTGGGAAGTTTGCAGCTTTGTTTCATGGGCGACTGCCTGTCATCGCGATCGATGCTCTTCGTGCCCTTTTTCGTCTAGACTGTGACCTGACCAGGGCGGTCGAGGATGCCCTGATGGCACATGGGGGTGCAGGTGCGCTGGAGCCCCCTTCTGAGGACGCAATTCACCCTTCGGCGACGCTGGAGCCCCCCTCCGAGGACGCAGTTCAGATGGATGCTGGAACTGCGGCGGCAGCCTGATACGGTCAGCTGTCAGCGACCTGGGCTTAGATAGTTCCCATGTTAGGTTCCAATTGCAGTAATGGGTGTAGGGGGTGTGTCATCCCAGCTTATTGTGGCACGGTGGGGGTTAAAGCTACTGTTAGTTGGCTCGAGCTTTCCACTCTGCTTGTATCGCATGTATCCAGACCATGGTATCTTTCAGCAATCAGTTTCTATTCCAGGGCTACCAAATTTGCTCCCAGGATGGTTTCTTCAACTAGTTATGCATCAAACTGGACTCCCCACTGGACCCCTTGCAGATCATGTCAAGCAGGTTTCGGGTTTTATAGGTTCCAATGATAACACAAGATTGCAATATCTTATGCTGGAATGTCCGCGGTCTAAACAACATGGACAGAAAGACTACCGTGCATGAGACTATAGAAGCGGCGCAATGCCAAATTGTATGTTTGCAGGAGTCAAAACTGTCGGACGTGGATCATTTCACGGCCTCCTTCCTGGGTGGACACAGGCTAAAACAATTTGCACAAAGACCCGCACAAGGCACTCGTGGAGGCATCCTTCTTCTCTGCGACGAAGACAAGGTTCGATGCTCCAACATCCAAGCGGGCAAATTCTGCCTATCGGCACAGGttctcatagtttcatcaaaggaGCACTTGAAAATCACGACGGTCTACGGCCCAACTGCCTCAAGTAGAAAGGAGGACTTCCACGCCGAGCTGCTGGGGCATAAACCACCATTAGGTGATCGGTGGCTAGTTTGTGGGGACTTCAACCAAATCCACAGAGCTTGCGACAAAAACAAACCAACTTTCAACAGGCTAAGAATTAGGAAATTTCGGGAGGCACTGGCGAGGAGGGAACTAAGCGGAATCCATCTCCAAAATCGACGTTTCACTTGGAGTAATGAACGGGAAACCCCCACCCTTAGCAAGCTTGATTCATTCTTTTGCAACTCGGAATGGGATACCTCCTTCCAGGGTCACATTCTTCATGCGCTATCTTCCTCCCTTTCGGACCATTGCCCGCTGCTCCTATTCCAAGCGCATGGACCGAAATGCCCTAAGACCTTCCGTTTTGGAAACTTTTGGATTTCGATGCCCAACTTTGGGCGAGTCGTTCAGTAGGCTTGGGAGACGGAAACTGGTCACAGTGAGCCATACCACATACTGTTCCACAAATTGCAAAAAACAGCCTCCATGCTTCAAAGTTGGAGCAAACAACTTTTCTCCAACACAAAAATTCAACTTCATGCGGCCCTACACGTCATTCTTCACCTCGATATGGCCCAAGACTCGCGACTACTCTCTCAACAAGAATCGAATTTGAGAGCTAGATTGAAGAGAAGAGTCATTAGCCTTGCCGTTCTCGAAAGGACGAGGAAAAAGCAATGTGCGAGAATCAAGGATCTCAAAGCCGGAGATGCAAATACCAAATACTTTCACACGAGGGTCAATGCGAGGAGAAGGAAGAATTACATTCATAGGCTCAAAGTTGGACCTGGTTGGGTAACCTCTCATGCGGAAAAAGAAAAGGTGGCACACGAGCACTTCTCTGCTATCCTTCAGAATGGGGTCCCTCGGTCCCGGGACCTTAATTGGGAAGGCCTACAATTCAATCAATGCGATTTAACCAGCCTCGGTGACGCCTTTACGGAGAACGAGGTCCTCTCCGCCATCTCGCAAATGCCGAGCGACAAGGCACCAGGACCGGACGGTTTTACAGGAGCTTTCTTTAAGTCTTGTTGGTCGATCATCAAAGTGGACATGATGAAGGCGATCAATGCCTTCTCGAATCTACAAACCACACACCTGCACTGGTTAAACTCGGCAAACATCGTGCTTTTACCCAAGAAAGATGGCGCATAAGAGATTTCAGATTTTCGTCCAATAAGCCTCATACATGCTTTCACAAAGATTCTGTCCAAAATCATGGCATCTCGGCTAGCCCCCTTCATGAATGAATTAATCTCCAACTCTCAAAGTGCTTTCATCAAATCCAGAAGCATCCACGATAATTTCATGTTTGTTCGGGGCTTTGACCGCCGTCTACATAGGAACAAGACCCCTTCATTGCTGCTTAAGTTGGACATTATGAAGGCCTTTTACTCCATCCGCTGGGACTATATTTCGGACTTGCTACAATGCCACAGCTTCCCTCCCAGATTTAGAAACTGGATTACCTCCATTTGGGCTTCCTCATCTTCGAGAGTCCTTATCAATGGTATCCCAGGCGAGCCAATAAAACTTGGAAGAGGGCTTCGACAGGGTGACTCCCTGTCTCCGTTGCTGTTCGTCATCACTATTGATCCTTTACAACAGCTTCTTGATAAGGCcactgatcttggccttctccacCGTCTTCGTGGTCGGGCTTCCACTATGCGTACCTCTCTCTACGCCGATGGCGCTGCTATCTTTATGGCTCCTATCAAAGAGGACATACAGAATCTTGCGGTCATTCTTGCTAACTTTGGGGAGGTCTCAGGCCTCAAGGCTAACCCTCACAAGAGTATTGTCGCACCCATTCACTGTGCCAACGTTGACCTCGATGACATTCTTCAAAGCTTCCCTGCCCCTAGAGCTGCTTTCCCTTTGCGTTATCTTGGCCTACCTCTGTCCACACACAAACTTAAGAAATCTGATTGTCAATTTCTGGTGGACAAGGTGGCTAGAAAACTTCCCCCATGGCAAGGATGGAACATTAACATCGCGGGGAGAACCACACTGGTCAAATCCGTACTTTCCTCTCTAGCCATATACTTCATCACCGCACTCAACATTCCGGCTGGGACCTTCGCAGAAATAACGAAGATTCAGAGGGCCTTCTTATGGGCAGGCACCAACTCGGTCTCTGGAGGTCAATGTAAGGTCAACTGGAAGTTGGTTTGCAGACCATTACATCTTGGAGGATTGGGGATCCTCGATCTAGAAAAGTTCTCCAAAGCCCTCAGACTACGATGGTTATGGTTCCAGTGGGCTCATCCAGCAAGGGCGTGGGTCGGGTTTGACATTCCGTGCGGAGATGACGAGATGGACTTGTTCTACTCGGCCACAACGGTGATCATAGGGGATGGCAAGAAAGCGAGTTTCTGGTTCGCTCCTTGGTTACAGGGGCAAAAACCTAAGGATTTGGCTCCGGACATCTTCGCCCTTTCCAAGTGCAAGGCGGCAAGTGTGGCCCATGCACTGACGAACGATGCTTGGATTAGTCGCATTGACATGCAGAGAGGGTTCTCTTTGGAGGCCATACAACTGTTCATTACTCTTTGGACCAAGATTCAGGAGGTTCATTTGGAGGGCGGCACGGAGGACGCCATTCGATGGAAATTCATGGGAGATGGCCGCTACACTGCCGCCACGGCTTACCAGATGCAATTTGCAGGGGCAATCAAATCTGACATGCCCACGAGGGTATGGAAGGTTTGGGCGCCGCCAAAAGTTAAACTTTTCTCATGGTTAATTATACAAGACAGAGTGTGGACTGCCGATAGACTAACCCCTAGGGGCTGGCCAAATTGTGGTCTTTGTCAACTGTGCAAGGCTGTTCCTGAAACTGCTTCACACCTCTTTTTTAAATGCCGCTACTCAGTCAGGATTTGGAACTCCATCTGCGGATGGCTTGGATTTCAATCGCAGACCAATGTTTGGGCTGATCTTCCGTCTGTGAACAACTGCTGGGATGCTCACGGTCACATTGGCACACACAAAAAGGCTTTCAAATCCATGATGATGCTTGTCTGTTGGGCGATCTGGAACGGGAGGAATGCTAGGGTTTTTCAGAACAAGGCATCTTTACCTTCCCATGTAGTGGCTACCATCAAGGCTGACGCAATATTACGGACGAAAGCGGGCGCTAGGTCCTTGGGGAGTATTATCCCAGGAGAATAAGTAATTTCTGTCTTTTAGCTTGGCCTGTGTGGCCATGTAATCGATATTCTATGCTACTTTCTTCTTGATTAATGCAAgaggcaaatcttttgcctccgtttcaaaaaaaaagaaCCCGCCCGGCCAATCGTGCTGCTATCTTTATAAAACTTATACGCCTGGTCTGGTGTCGCGTGTAGAACCTGGTAGTAATTCTTAACGAAGAAAGATACAAGCCCTACCACTTCATGTGGAGGGGTTTGATGAGAATCAGCCTGCATTGCCACTGCTGAAAGGAAATTATACATTAATAATTGGTAGATAAACTGAGTTGAGATATTATATATGAGCATAAAGAGATTCTAACATTATTTAATTAGAAGGAACAATGCAGAAAATCGTAGATTGTTAAAGATTCAATTGATAAAGAGAAGATGCACGCAGAGACATGGAGAGAAGGATGAGGAGATGGAAGGGGCGACGTTACCTCGATCAAGCAGCACGGAGAAGCGGATCATACGAGACTGAGGACGAGTCACCGGCTAAAACCCTAGAAGCCACACAAAACAGCACGGGAGAATAGGTTTTTGTGGGACACGCCAGCGAGCACAACAGCAGGGGAGGGGGCGTCCGGGTTAATTTAGAATGCAGTTATCCGATTCTGGTTCCTCTTTCCCTTGCCGTTTGTGCGGGCGTGCGGCTGACCGACATGCATGGGGTTTGTCCAGGAGACGGTGGCCGATCTCCTTTGTCTACATGATGACTACATGGAGAGTTGGAGACGACGGTGACCACGAAATCACCAATTGAGCAGTACTTATTTCAAGAGTCACTTCCACCTTCTCAAGTTGGAACAAGTGGCCTAACGCATGTGTGTCACTTATAGTAACCTATGATTTTTCTTTATTTCGTAGATCCTTCATTTAAAAATGTTTCATCTTTTATACGGTGCGTCATACCTTCGTCCCTGAATTCCTCGCATTGAGATTTTCAAAACGAAATCCCATGTTGATAAGTTTTGACAAACTATTTTTTCAAgacaaaaatcaaaaaaaaaaaaccgtgcctctcgcgaaagaaaGAAAGCTACCGAGAGGCACATAGGAAGCAAATCTCTATCTTTTGCGAAAGCAAAATCGTGCTTCTCCGAGAGGCGCGACCTtgtctctcgcgaaagcaaatcaATGCCTCTCGCGGAACCAAAATCGTGCCTCTTATGgaataaaaaacagaaaatatttttttttgttttcgagTTGCATGACCgtgtctctcatgaaagcaattcCGTGCCTCTTGTGAAAGCAAAATTGTGCATGTCATGGAAGGAAAAAAGACATTTTTTCATTTCGGagcggcacggccgtgcctcttttGAAAGAAAAACAAACTCATTTGTTTTTCGTTTTTGTGTCTCTCACGAAAACAAAACCGTAGCTCTTGAGGAAGAAGAAAAAacgttttctttttcattttcgaGAGGCGCGATCGTGCCTCTTGTGGAAGAAAAAACAAGCCTCTCgagaaaaaaacatgttttttacgcaaaaatattgtttttgaatTCTTTTCGTCCAAAAACTGTCGGGtcctcgatcctaagccatacaattccagtttgtaacacatcatatcactttgtgaccTCACGCACGTTAATCACCTCGGCTGCCACCTTATCTTGGCctggaccgtttgtgccttttggctcacgtatatgactatgttgccaacaatcatatgtcagagaacctGGGTcggcatgactagttataaacccaagtggcacaaccatACAGGAACATGCATCCATAAAACCCAACAatgcaggtgtcagtcatcatcgtgtgtagacgagtcgttgcaagctacatggactccatgacaccatgtgacatttccccgtggggacagacacaacaacaaagaaggatgcatgtcggtcaatcaatgtgtccggagtagtagcaagctaccaaggctcagtgaaAGCATAAAGAGGCATTTTCCTGTAGAGCAGGCTAccataggcacacaactaggtgtcgaatctcatacataccaatgcattttaaacatacacataatatgcatgatatgtgtagatacaacatggcatcataacatataactctacaacacatcatttatttagaaggctcccaAGAGCCAACGTAGTATAATTTTACAAAtagaggggtcacatgacccaacattcagagcatacgaacaacaagcggaagttacatgtctggatacagacctctattaaaagcggctggaagagcctgaaaagctgcaaccaccctaccataggagccagatcactaTCTAGGTTCCCAAGTTATTCCTTCGATGTGAACGTCAACACGAGAACATACAATGAAGAACGTCTATGTCTGTcaaaatgtaaataagcaacactgagtacaaaggtactcaacaagacttacatcacaactaactacatatgcatcatgcatcaaTGAACGGGATTGTAGGGTTTACTGCAGAAATGCCAGCTTTGGCCTTTCGCTAACCTAGACAACGACAATGTTTcatacctctctcgtctccctacgagagagcgcacacgggTTCACATATCCATcatatcaatacaccaccatggatcctctcgtcatcctacgagaaagccatccatagcactcacacttatcttgatcatTTTAGAGTATCCGTTAAAGTTGTTTATCAAACATGCAAGTATTCAAGTAGTCTATATCCAAGgaagcggctattcgaatagatagttaccttacaggggtgtacttcatcacaaatgctcccgccacttatggccacgtgcacataaaacaagcacctcggcaacctagCAGAAGTCCAGTGAAGGAGTCGGGCTGTACTTCACTTATCgcaacaggggtgtacttcatcatggGAATTGTCTTTCGCCACTCTCGTACAAGTGGCAGCATATCAAATCCCTCCTTTCACATATTTGACGGAGCTCTGGCGTAGATTCTTGATGTCTCTTCGGGCGATGAGGGTAGGGTTTCCTAACACGCGTTTGCGACGGAGACAAATGGTGCCGGACGCTTTAAATCGGTTCAAGGGTTCAATGATGACGACTGTAGCTACAGGGCATCCGTCCTTAAGGGCTAGTGCATGCAGTCTCTCTGACTGTCATCGACAAGGTCATGCCAACTTCAACAGGGGAGAAGCGACAACGGCATGCCGACAACTCGTTTAGTGGCAGTAGTGGTCGTTCACTGGTCTAGAGACTTCAATGTAATTTTCGTTATGTTGACATATCTTCAGgtttagctaaggaacttgaaagATTTGGATTCTTTTTCATAGAAAAGAAAACACGTGTGATAAAGTCACGCACTGTAACGTATACGTGCGTACTCTTGATCACGACGGTATCCGATAACCGATCGATCTCTAAACCTGACTAAGATATCGATTCGGTTTCTAGCTTCGTGCCTTGTCTCCGTTGTCTGACCCTTTAAATATAGGATAGGAGGTAGCACCCAGCCCAACCTGAACCAAATCCATCCAAGAAGCTTACGAGCTTTCCCTTCCCGAGGAGAAACCAAGGAAGCAAATCGAGAACCATGGCTGATGCGACGCCGGCGGAAGCAAGCAGCAGCGGCGATGCCGCGGGCAAGATGATCACGTTGATCAGCTCGGACGGGGAGAGCTTCGAGGTcttggaggaggcggcggccatttCGCGGACGATCAACCACATGATCGAGGACAACTGCGTGGAGAACGGCGTGCCGCTGCCCAACGTGCCCTCCAAGATCCTCGCCAAGGTCATCGAGTACTGCAACATGCACGTCCCCAGCAGCTCCGACGCCGCCGGCGGAAGCGGTGAGAAGGACCTGAAGAGCTTCGACGCCGGCTTCATCGCCGTCGACCAGGCCACGCTGTACGACCTCCTCCTGGCCGCCAACTACCTGGACGTCGAGGGGCTCCTGGACCTGTGCTTGCAGACGGTGGCGGACATGATCAAGGGCAAGACGGTGGAGGAGATACGCAAGACGTTCAACATCGAGTGCGACTTCACGcccgaggaggaggcggagatcaaaaaggagaaccaATGGGCCTT harbors:
- the LOC123412991 gene encoding SKP1-like protein 1A, giving the protein MADATPAEASSSGDAAGKMITLISSDGESFEVLEEAAAISRTINHMIEDNCVENGVPLPNVPSKILAKVIEYCNMHVPSSSDAAGGSGEKDLKSFDAGFIAVDQATLYDLLLAANYLDVEGLLDLCLQTVADMIKGKTVEEIRKTFNIECDFTPEEEAEIKKENQWAFE